From a single Planctellipticum variicoloris genomic region:
- a CDS encoding alkaline phosphatase, with protein MPARPLLLACLTAVMVASSLPAQDYIRDLQTAAVKAKSADFGHWGPDPKNYVAWGSHSNRLIPVYTFGTLGAGKGVDLTSYTGANSPYRSEQELKRIYGRLPSNTLNPEAEYLDQTNLYDIQKAAFAAGKKHVFLVVFDGMDWDTTRNAAIDQRQKIEYDSGRGTGLHFLDYTAGGTTQFGYMCTSPHNNGTEVDVDAQTVKNPGGTMFGGYSATHGGPNPWTPGSDSLYPISKDPDPAFQHAYTDSSSSASSMTAGVKIYNNSVNVDATGAQVETIAHQVQALGYAVGAVSSVPISHATPACTYAHNVDRDDYQDLTRDLLGLKSISHPDQPLPGLDVIIGTGWGSERKKDSGQGKNFVPGNAVLTDADRDAVDVKNGGKYVVSQRTAGQSGENRLLADAGAAAAGGHRLLGFYGVAATSHLPFATADGDFRPAPGRTDKIEEYTPADLLENPTIADMATAAITVLSKNPKGFWLLVEPGDVDWANHDDNLDNSIGAVKSGDKAVKAITDWVEQHSNWQESLLIVTADHGHYFVLKRPDLLVAPAKTASRR; from the coding sequence ATGCCTGCCCGCCCTCTGCTGCTCGCCTGCCTGACGGCCGTCATGGTCGCCTCTTCGCTCCCGGCCCAGGACTACATCCGCGATCTGCAGACGGCCGCCGTCAAGGCGAAGTCTGCAGACTTCGGCCATTGGGGTCCCGACCCGAAGAACTACGTCGCGTGGGGATCGCACTCGAACCGGCTGATTCCCGTCTACACGTTCGGCACGCTCGGGGCCGGCAAGGGTGTCGACCTCACGTCATACACGGGAGCGAACAGCCCGTATCGCAGCGAACAGGAGCTGAAACGGATTTACGGCAGACTGCCGTCGAACACGCTCAACCCGGAAGCGGAGTACCTCGACCAGACGAATCTGTACGACATCCAGAAGGCCGCCTTCGCCGCCGGCAAGAAACATGTCTTCCTCGTCGTCTTCGACGGCATGGACTGGGACACCACTCGTAACGCCGCGATTGACCAGCGGCAGAAGATCGAATACGACTCCGGCCGCGGAACCGGACTCCATTTTCTGGACTATACCGCCGGCGGTACGACGCAGTTCGGCTACATGTGCACCAGCCCGCACAACAACGGCACCGAGGTCGACGTCGACGCCCAGACCGTCAAGAACCCCGGCGGCACCATGTTCGGCGGCTACAGCGCCACCCACGGCGGCCCGAATCCCTGGACCCCCGGCAGCGATTCGCTCTACCCGATCTCCAAGGACCCGGACCCGGCGTTCCAGCACGCATATACCGATTCTTCCAGCTCGGCCAGCAGCATGACTGCCGGCGTCAAGATCTACAACAACAGCGTCAACGTCGATGCGACCGGCGCTCAGGTGGAAACGATCGCCCATCAGGTGCAGGCGCTGGGTTATGCGGTCGGCGCCGTCAGCAGCGTCCCCATCAGCCACGCCACCCCCGCCTGCACCTACGCCCACAACGTCGACCGGGACGATTATCAGGACCTCACCCGCGACCTGCTCGGACTGAAGTCGATCAGCCATCCGGACCAGCCGTTGCCCGGCCTGGATGTCATCATCGGGACGGGATGGGGAAGCGAACGGAAGAAAGACTCCGGGCAGGGAAAAAACTTCGTTCCCGGCAACGCCGTCCTGACCGACGCCGACCGGGACGCCGTCGACGTGAAGAACGGCGGGAAGTATGTGGTCTCGCAGCGAACGGCCGGCCAGTCCGGGGAAAACCGTTTGCTGGCCGATGCCGGCGCGGCGGCGGCGGGCGGACACCGCCTCCTGGGCTTCTACGGCGTCGCCGCGACCAGCCATCTGCCGTTCGCAACCGCGGACGGAGATTTTCGGCCCGCCCCGGGCCGGACCGACAAGATTGAAGAGTACACTCCCGCGGATCTGCTGGAGAATCCGACAATCGCGGATATGGCCACGGCGGCAATCACGGTCCTGTCGAAGAATCCGAAGGGATTCTGGCTGCTGGTCGAGCCGGGAGATGTCGACTGGGCCAACCACGACGACAACCTCGACAACTCCATCGGGGCCGTGAAGTCCGGCGACAAGGCCGTCAAAGCCATCACCGACTGGGTCGAGCAGCACAGCAACTGGCAGGAGTCGCTGCTGATTGTCACGGCCGACCACGGACATTATTTTGTTCTGAAGCGGCCCGACCTCCTCGTCGCTCCCGCGAAAACCGCGTCTCGTCGCTGA
- a CDS encoding 2Fe-2S iron-sulfur cluster-binding protein, with the protein MPRLTVEGVGEFEVPAGKRLVLALTEDAKVDQLHACGGNARCTTCRVEFVAGEPQNITIAEKELLAARGLSGLRLSCQVLVDQDMTVRCISRLEGSGRANAGGQPTPELQPQPVAWTTKD; encoded by the coding sequence ATGCCTCGTTTGACTGTTGAGGGTGTGGGCGAATTCGAAGTCCCGGCGGGCAAACGCCTCGTCCTGGCCCTCACCGAAGACGCCAAAGTCGACCAGCTCCACGCCTGCGGCGGCAACGCCCGCTGCACGACCTGTCGCGTGGAGTTCGTCGCCGGCGAACCGCAGAACATCACCATCGCAGAAAAGGAGCTCCTCGCGGCTCGCGGTCTGTCTGGCCTGCGCCTGAGCTGCCAGGTCCTGGTCGATCAGGACATGACGGTCCGCTGCATCAGCCGGCTCGAAGGGAGCGGCCGGGCGAATGCCGGCGGCCAACCGACCCCCGAACTGCAGCCCCAGCCAGTCGCCTGGACCACGAAAGACTGA
- a CDS encoding TIM barrel protein, translating into MSVSRRSFLSTAAAGAGLAALAPHVHAGADSAADLKSIGKTPHTKFAVNCEMWWTKLPFLDRIRKTAELGFPGYEFWPLAGKDLDAVASLSQDLGLEVVQFTAWGFKPGMNEPKNHPAVVQAIKDACVAAKKLKCKKACVVAGDDVPGMTQAEMHKNVIAALKSVAKIAEDNDLTLILEPMNIRVDHKGHCLYGSAPAIHICQEVGSSHVKINWDLYHMHITEGDLCGHLREGMATKTIGYLQLADHPGRNEPGTGEIHYNRVLKEAHDLGYRDFVGLECRPTEEVAAARRVAAADVW; encoded by the coding sequence ATGAGTGTTTCCCGACGTTCGTTCCTCAGCACGGCGGCCGCCGGCGCCGGACTGGCCGCCCTGGCGCCGCACGTTCATGCAGGGGCGGATTCCGCAGCGGATCTGAAATCGATCGGCAAGACGCCTCATACAAAGTTCGCCGTCAACTGCGAAATGTGGTGGACGAAGTTGCCATTTCTCGACCGCATCAGAAAGACGGCCGAGCTCGGTTTCCCCGGCTACGAATTCTGGCCGCTCGCCGGGAAAGATCTCGACGCCGTCGCGTCGCTGTCCCAGGACCTCGGCCTGGAAGTCGTGCAGTTCACCGCGTGGGGCTTCAAGCCCGGCATGAACGAACCGAAAAATCATCCCGCCGTCGTCCAGGCCATCAAAGACGCCTGCGTCGCCGCGAAGAAGCTCAAGTGCAAAAAGGCCTGCGTGGTCGCCGGCGACGATGTCCCCGGCATGACCCAGGCCGAGATGCACAAAAACGTCATCGCGGCCCTGAAGAGCGTGGCGAAGATCGCCGAGGACAACGACCTGACGCTGATCCTCGAGCCGATGAATATCCGCGTCGATCACAAGGGGCACTGTCTGTACGGCAGCGCCCCGGCAATTCACATCTGCCAGGAAGTCGGCTCGTCCCATGTGAAGATCAACTGGGACCTCTATCATATGCATATCACCGAAGGGGACCTGTGCGGGCACCTGCGCGAGGGGATGGCGACGAAGACCATCGGATACCTGCAACTTGCCGATCACCCGGGCCGGAACGAACCGGGAACCGGAGAAATTCACTACAATCGCGTCCTGAAAGAGGCCCATGACCTCGGCTATCGCGACTTCGTGGGTCTCGAATGTCGGCCGACGGAAGAAGTCGCCGCCGCCCGTCGCGTGGCCGCCGCGGATGTGTGGTGA
- a CDS encoding PQQ-binding-like beta-propeller repeat protein, whose product MPHGSQPRHLFGYASLAILLLADVAQAADWPQFLGPARNGISAESDLILQWPADGPKVLWRVEGGAGMSGVAILNGRAITLIQTDGDQIVLVLDATTGKTLQAVPVAPEFDNPMGAGPRATPALAGDRAYVYTGEGILAAVDVKDGKVVWSHDVVSELGGKPAEYGMACSPLLLGDNVIVTAGASRGTVAAFDAATGKPAWQAVAGNGRDTAGYSSPALLNVGDEQQLVAFEGKAAIGLAPATGKLLWRYPYVTDYDCNIATPISVDGKVFISSGENHGSTLLDIVKTGDSYKATVAWESQGPKSVLRTEWQTALLHDGHLYGFDNVGSAGPVTHLTCVEAATGKRKWQELRFGKGNLILADGKLFATTMQGELVVIKASPEKYEELGRQTLLRSTRQAPALANGMLYLRDDREIVCVNVKAGN is encoded by the coding sequence ATGCCGCACGGATCGCAGCCACGCCACTTGTTCGGTTACGCCTCGCTGGCGATCCTGCTCCTCGCCGACGTCGCTCAAGCCGCCGACTGGCCGCAATTCCTGGGCCCCGCCCGCAATGGGATCTCCGCCGAGTCGGACCTGATTCTGCAATGGCCCGCCGATGGACCGAAAGTCCTCTGGCGCGTCGAGGGAGGCGCCGGGATGTCGGGCGTGGCCATCCTCAACGGCCGTGCCATCACACTGATTCAAACTGACGGCGACCAGATTGTCCTGGTCCTCGACGCGACCACGGGCAAGACGCTGCAGGCCGTGCCCGTCGCCCCGGAATTCGACAATCCCATGGGAGCCGGCCCGCGCGCGACGCCTGCGCTCGCCGGTGATCGCGCTTACGTCTACACGGGCGAAGGCATCCTGGCCGCCGTCGACGTTAAGGATGGCAAAGTCGTCTGGTCGCACGATGTCGTGAGCGAGCTGGGCGGCAAGCCTGCGGAATACGGCATGGCCTGTTCGCCGCTGCTGCTGGGCGACAACGTCATCGTTACGGCGGGGGCCTCCCGAGGGACGGTGGCCGCCTTCGATGCCGCAACCGGGAAGCCGGCCTGGCAGGCCGTGGCCGGGAATGGTCGGGACACCGCCGGCTACTCGTCCCCCGCGCTGCTCAACGTCGGCGACGAACAGCAACTCGTCGCATTCGAAGGGAAAGCCGCCATCGGACTCGCGCCAGCGACCGGCAAGCTGCTGTGGCGCTATCCCTACGTGACCGACTACGACTGTAACATCGCCACACCGATTTCGGTCGACGGAAAAGTCTTCATTTCCTCCGGCGAGAACCACGGCAGCACGCTCCTCGACATCGTCAAGACCGGCGACTCGTACAAGGCAACCGTCGCCTGGGAATCGCAGGGACCAAAGAGCGTCCTGCGGACCGAATGGCAGACGGCGCTTCTGCACGACGGCCATCTGTACGGCTTCGACAACGTCGGCAGCGCCGGACCGGTGACGCACCTCACCTGTGTCGAAGCGGCGACGGGCAAGAGAAAGTGGCAGGAACTGCGGTTCGGCAAGGGAAATCTGATCCTCGCCGACGGCAAACTGTTCGCCACGACGATGCAGGGAGAGCTGGTGGTGATCAAGGCATCGCCCGAGAAGTACGAAGAGCTGGGGCGACAGACGCTGCTGCGGTCAACCCGCCAGGCGCCGGCGCTGGCGAACGGAATGCTCTACCTCCGCGATGACCGCGAGATCGTGTGCGTGAACGTGAAGGCCGGCAACTGA
- a CDS encoding enoyl-CoA hydratase — protein sequence MESAAAPNLLVEHSAGVVRVTLNRPQRRNALSEELLTELGGALSAIATDTTARVVVLGAAGPVFCSGHDLSEMSGRSEEEYRRLFDRCSQVMQQLRQIPQPVIARVQGLATAAGCQLVAACDLAVASSEAKFATPGVKIGLFCTTPMVPLVRNITPKLAMEMLLTGQPLNAERALQAGLINRIAAPEDLDAVVAELTGAIVASSPLTVRLGKEAFYRQMHLDEPTAYADAVEVMTRNAVAHDAQEGIAAFLQKRPAVWKGE from the coding sequence ATGGAATCCGCTGCTGCTCCCAATCTGCTCGTCGAACACTCGGCGGGCGTCGTGCGCGTCACCCTCAATCGGCCTCAGCGTCGCAATGCCCTTTCGGAGGAGCTGCTGACTGAGCTAGGCGGGGCTTTGTCGGCCATTGCGACCGATACCACGGCGCGGGTGGTGGTCCTTGGCGCGGCGGGGCCGGTGTTCTGTTCGGGACACGATCTGTCGGAGATGTCCGGGCGGAGCGAAGAGGAGTACCGCCGGCTGTTCGATCGCTGTTCGCAGGTCATGCAGCAGCTCCGTCAGATTCCGCAGCCGGTGATCGCGCGCGTGCAGGGGCTGGCGACGGCGGCGGGCTGCCAGCTTGTGGCGGCGTGCGATCTGGCGGTGGCGTCGTCGGAGGCGAAGTTCGCGACGCCGGGCGTGAAGATCGGCCTGTTCTGCACGACGCCGATGGTGCCGCTGGTGCGGAACATCACTCCCAAACTGGCGATGGAGATGCTGTTGACCGGCCAGCCGCTGAATGCCGAGCGGGCGCTGCAGGCGGGGCTGATCAACCGGATCGCGGCGCCGGAGGATCTCGACGCGGTCGTCGCCGAGCTGACGGGCGCGATTGTCGCATCGAGCCCGCTGACGGTCCGGCTGGGGAAGGAGGCGTTCTACCGGCAGATGCATCTCGACGAGCCGACGGCGTACGCCGATGCCGTGGAGGTGATGACGCGGAACGCGGTGGCCCACGACGCGCAGGAAGGGATCGCGGCGTTCCTGCAGAAGCGGCCGGCGGTGTGGAAGGGGGAGTGA
- a CDS encoding FMN-binding negative transcriptional regulator — protein MYVPAAFAEHDLAKLHDFIEQHSFGLLVSQVNGEPFATHLPLLLERAAGPQGALVGHVARANLQWESLAEQAVLAVFSGPHAYISPSWYEADNVVPTWNYSAVHVYGRVTLIDDPDSLFALVQATTEAYEKSRPVPWAVGERNTFLDRLLAMIVGFRIDIERIEGKWKLSQNHPVERRQKVIRELRKRDQSDDSEVARLMEQMLPADEEV, from the coding sequence ATGTACGTCCCGGCGGCCTTTGCCGAGCACGACCTGGCGAAGTTGCACGATTTTATCGAGCAACACAGCTTCGGCCTGCTGGTCTCACAGGTGAACGGCGAACCGTTCGCGACACACCTCCCGTTACTGCTCGAACGCGCCGCCGGGCCGCAGGGAGCACTTGTCGGCCACGTCGCCCGGGCGAACCTGCAGTGGGAATCGCTGGCAGAGCAGGCAGTGCTCGCAGTTTTCTCAGGGCCGCACGCCTACATCTCCCCGTCCTGGTACGAGGCCGACAACGTCGTCCCGACCTGGAACTACTCGGCGGTGCACGTCTACGGCCGAGTGACGCTGATCGACGATCCCGACAGTCTGTTCGCGCTCGTCCAGGCGACGACCGAGGCCTACGAGAAATCCCGGCCGGTCCCCTGGGCGGTCGGCGAGCGAAACACCTTTCTGGACCGTCTGCTGGCGATGATCGTCGGCTTCCGGATCGACATCGAACGAATCGAAGGAAAATGGAAGCTCAGCCAGAATCATCCCGTCGAACGTCGCCAGAAAGTGATTCGGGAACTGCGAAAACGAGACCAGTCGGATGACTCCGAAGTTGCCCGGCTGATGGAGCAGATGCTCCCGGCGGATGAAGAAGTCTGA
- a CDS encoding TPM domain-containing protein, with protein sequence MTSAELVPVVAQCSGRYDRAEDVVGLWGGLLALAVVWMMLPSTVADSGSWGHPSPGGQLVALLAAVVAGFLVGAILASRLPELRRPFTPYRQMEEEVLLRARSVFYDQRVHHTAGGSGLLLYVSLYERMAAVIADQSVLEKLGQDQIDSLCQELTQQLQHRTPVDALCATLEVAGQRLRTVLPRSEDDVNELADALVVVE encoded by the coding sequence GTGACCAGCGCGGAGCTCGTGCCGGTCGTGGCGCAGTGCTCCGGTCGGTACGATCGGGCGGAAGACGTCGTCGGGCTGTGGGGGGGCCTGCTGGCGCTGGCCGTCGTCTGGATGATGCTCCCCTCGACCGTCGCAGACAGCGGTAGCTGGGGGCATCCGTCGCCGGGCGGGCAGCTCGTCGCCCTGCTCGCGGCCGTCGTGGCGGGCTTTCTGGTCGGTGCCATTCTGGCCAGCCGGTTGCCGGAACTCCGGCGACCGTTCACCCCGTACCGACAGATGGAAGAAGAAGTCCTGCTGCGGGCCCGGTCGGTTTTCTACGACCAGCGCGTGCATCACACGGCGGGCGGTTCCGGGCTGCTGCTGTACGTGTCGCTCTACGAGCGGATGGCGGCGGTGATCGCGGACCAGAGCGTCCTTGAGAAACTCGGCCAGGACCAGATCGACTCCCTCTGCCAGGAACTGACACAGCAGCTCCAGCACCGCACGCCAGTCGATGCCCTGTGCGCCACGCTCGAAGTCGCCGGGCAACGACTGCGAACGGTCCTGCCGCGCAGCGAGGACGACGTCAACGAACTGGCCGATGCGCTGGTGGTTGTGGAGTGA
- a CDS encoding TPM domain-containing protein, giving the protein MSFPVATLARLCVLTAVAAGSLLQAQDANRINLERPGPRDFIVDNANLISEADELKIRQLADKLLTDKAAPIIVVTIESMAAHGGAGLRIETFARLLFDQWEIGPAKLGENPWNYGMLLLVSRDDRKARIELGAGWRHDKDVAAQKIMDELIIPHFKAGDFSGGIVAGVEGLDKLARDLKLPQAVAPPRPASHYWIGLAFVGLLIFTVVSLIRRGSSGWAWLFWGVVFAVIGTILYQMATSRSSSGGGGYSGGSFGGGFSGGGGASGSW; this is encoded by the coding sequence ATGTCGTTTCCCGTTGCAACGCTGGCTCGACTGTGCGTTCTGACCGCTGTTGCGGCGGGAAGCCTGCTGCAGGCTCAGGATGCGAATCGCATCAACCTCGAACGACCGGGGCCGCGAGACTTTATCGTCGACAATGCGAACCTGATCAGCGAGGCCGACGAGCTGAAAATCCGGCAGCTCGCCGACAAGCTCCTGACCGACAAGGCCGCGCCGATCATCGTGGTCACCATCGAGTCGATGGCCGCGCACGGCGGAGCGGGTCTGCGGATCGAAACCTTCGCCCGGCTACTCTTCGACCAGTGGGAAATCGGGCCGGCCAAGCTGGGCGAGAATCCCTGGAACTACGGCATGCTGCTGCTCGTCTCGCGCGACGACCGCAAGGCGAGAATCGAGCTGGGAGCGGGCTGGCGGCACGACAAGGATGTCGCCGCCCAGAAAATCATGGATGAGCTGATCATTCCGCATTTCAAGGCGGGCGACTTCTCCGGCGGCATCGTCGCCGGCGTCGAGGGTCTCGACAAACTGGCGCGGGACCTGAAACTTCCACAGGCAGTCGCACCGCCACGACCGGCGTCGCACTACTGGATCGGCCTGGCATTCGTCGGGCTGTTGATTTTCACCGTCGTCTCGCTGATCCGGCGGGGATCGAGCGGCTGGGCGTGGCTCTTCTGGGGCGTCGTCTTCGCCGTGATCGGGACAATTCTCTATCAAATGGCCACCAGCCGATCCAGTTCCGGAGGCGGCGGTTACTCCGGGGGATCGTTCGGCGGCGGCTTCTCCGGGGGCGGCGGAGCATCCGGTTCCTGGTAA